A region from the Variovorax sp. V93 genome encodes:
- a CDS encoding NADPH-dependent F420 reductase — translation MKIGFIGAGSIGLALAKQFSNAGHDIVLSNSRGPESLADAVRSTGGKTRAGTRAEAAQADMLVLSVPWPHLDSATAGLPALDGRIVIDTMNPVEMPGFRLAELGGRTSSQVVGDHVPGARLVKIANTLPPPLLAADPRTNGGRRVLFMSGDDAQAKAEVARLFESLGFAVVDLGGLATGGAMQQFPGGPLPALNLVRQG, via the coding sequence ATGAAGATCGGATTCATCGGCGCCGGCAGCATCGGCCTCGCGCTCGCCAAGCAGTTCTCCAATGCCGGCCACGACATCGTGCTGTCGAACAGCCGAGGTCCCGAATCGCTTGCCGACGCGGTGCGCAGCACTGGCGGCAAGACCCGCGCCGGCACGCGCGCCGAAGCAGCGCAGGCCGACATGCTCGTTCTCTCGGTGCCCTGGCCGCACCTGGACAGCGCCACTGCTGGCCTGCCTGCACTGGACGGCCGCATCGTGATCGACACCATGAACCCGGTCGAGATGCCAGGCTTTCGCCTCGCCGAACTCGGTGGCCGCACGTCGAGCCAGGTGGTGGGCGACCACGTGCCGGGTGCGCGCTTGGTGAAGATCGCCAACACGCTGCCGCCGCCCCTGCTCGCGGCCGATCCGCGCACGAACGGCGGGCGCCGCGTGCTCTTCATGTCAGGCGACGACGCGCAGGCCAAGGCCGAAGTGGCGCGGCTCTTCGAATCGTTGGGCTTCGCTGTGGTGGACTTGGGTGGGCTTGCCACTGGCGGCGCGATGCAGCAGTTTCCGGGCGGACCTCTACCGGCGTTGAACCTCGTCAGGCAAGGGTAG
- a CDS encoding 3-oxoacyl-ACP reductase family protein encodes MTFSSSSVSSLSTATLALSGKVALVTGASRGMGAGIARRLAADGAAVVITYVASPEPAQAVVAAIEAAGGKALAIAADASRPDEVRAAVAQAVATFGRLDILVNNAAIAIGKPVQDIGLDDFDRMVDVNLKGLFVATQEALKHMSEGGRVVNIGSINSQYVPYAGGALYVMTKAAVAGLTKALARDLGPRGITVNNVMPGPTDTDMNPATSDFAQQARTYIALGRYAHVDEIANAVAWLSSPAASFVTGASIAVDGGYSA; translated from the coding sequence ATGACCTTCTCGTCTTCTTCTGTCTCTTCTCTTTCCACCGCCACGCTTGCGCTGTCAGGCAAGGTGGCTCTCGTGACCGGCGCCTCGCGCGGCATGGGCGCCGGCATCGCCCGTCGGCTGGCTGCCGACGGTGCGGCGGTCGTCATCACCTATGTCGCCTCGCCCGAACCAGCGCAAGCCGTGGTCGCCGCCATCGAAGCCGCAGGCGGCAAAGCGCTCGCCATCGCCGCCGATGCCAGCCGGCCCGACGAAGTGCGCGCTGCGGTGGCGCAGGCCGTCGCCACCTTCGGGCGCCTGGACATCCTCGTGAACAACGCCGCCATCGCCATCGGCAAGCCGGTGCAGGACATCGGCCTTGACGACTTCGACCGCATGGTGGACGTCAACCTCAAGGGCTTGTTCGTTGCCACGCAGGAAGCGCTCAAGCACATGAGCGAGGGTGGCCGGGTGGTGAACATCGGCAGCATCAACAGCCAGTACGTGCCTTACGCCGGCGGGGCTCTCTATGTGATGACCAAGGCCGCCGTGGCAGGCCTGACCAAGGCGCTGGCGCGCGACCTTGGCCCGCGAGGCATCACGGTCAACAACGTGATGCCTGGCCCGACCGATACCGACATGAACCCCGCGACCAGCGATTTCGCGCAACAGGCGCGCACCTACATCGCGCTGGGCCGCTATGCACACGTGGACGAGATCGCCAACGCGGTGGCCTGGCTCTCCAGCCCCGCAGCGAGCTTCGTCACCGGCGCAAGCATCGCGGTTGACGGCGGCTATTCGGCCTGA
- a CDS encoding LysR substrate-binding domain-containing protein has translation METLANLESFVRSAESGSFSEAARRLGLTPAAVSRNVARLEANLGVRLFQRSTRRLTLTEAGERFLQSVSGGLEDIQTAIAGVSTEAGQPAGVLKVSMAPGFGVDYVVPLLPAFMQRHPAVRPDWHFDNRHVDLIAEGYDAAIGGGTELTPGVVARELARAHIVAVASPTYMAGRKAPREPADLATLDGIVMRSVHSGRLRDRMMRDRGGAQAPVELQPHIVLSDPDALCRAALLGLGVGLVAMPHALPHLESGALLRVLPRWYADGGPISLYFAGGRLLPAKTRAFVDFVVEAFERERLAERFSAV, from the coding sequence ATGGAAACACTCGCCAATCTCGAATCCTTCGTTCGCAGCGCCGAGTCGGGCAGCTTCTCCGAGGCGGCGCGCCGGCTGGGTCTGACGCCCGCAGCCGTGAGCCGCAACGTGGCGAGGCTTGAGGCCAACCTCGGCGTGCGGCTGTTTCAGCGCAGCACACGACGCCTCACCCTCACCGAGGCGGGCGAGCGCTTCTTGCAGTCGGTGTCAGGCGGACTGGAGGACATTCAGACCGCCATTGCTGGCGTCTCGACCGAGGCTGGGCAGCCGGCCGGCGTCCTCAAGGTGAGCATGGCGCCAGGCTTCGGCGTGGACTATGTGGTGCCGCTGCTGCCGGCATTCATGCAGCGCCACCCCGCTGTGCGCCCCGACTGGCATTTCGACAACCGGCACGTGGACCTGATCGCGGAGGGCTACGACGCGGCCATTGGCGGCGGTACCGAACTCACGCCCGGCGTCGTGGCGCGTGAATTGGCACGTGCGCACATCGTCGCGGTGGCCTCGCCGACCTACATGGCGGGGCGCAAGGCACCACGCGAGCCGGCCGACCTCGCAACGCTCGATGGCATCGTGATGCGATCAGTGCACAGTGGCCGCTTGCGCGACCGGATGATGCGTGACCGTGGCGGGGCGCAAGCTCCTGTCGAGTTGCAGCCGCATATCGTGCTCAGTGACCCTGATGCACTGTGCCGAGCAGCGCTGCTCGGCCTGGGCGTCGGGCTGGTCGCAATGCCGCATGCGCTGCCTCACCTCGAAAGCGGGGCGCTGCTGCGCGTGCTGCCGCGCTGGTATGCCGACGGCGGGCCCATCTCACTCTACTTCGCTGGCGGGCGGCTGCTACCGGCCAAGACGCGCGCCTTTGTCGACTTCGTGGTCGAGGCCTTTGAGCGGGAGCGGCTGGCCGAGCGCTTCTCGGCGGTCTGA